The following DNA comes from Alnus glutinosa chromosome 6, dhAlnGlut1.1, whole genome shotgun sequence.
GGCAGTTGCCACGAGGTGAAAGGGTAGTGATTGAATTTAATGAAGGATGTCAGCCGGTTGGCCCTGGCAGTGAAAAATTGAGAAGCCTTGGGGGGAAGCTGATCAGAAGCAGTCAATTTAGCGAGTTAGAAACACATAATTGGAGGAGGGTATCAACTCAAAAGAAGGAAGATATTTGGGCTACTCTAATGGTAGGTAATGTTTGTTTTGTTACACTTGAAGCTACAAAATTATAACATTATAATTGTCAATTTGTATGTAGTCAAAATTCCATGTTGAGACTAGTCAACAACTGAGTGAAATTAAAAGGATCACATTCATGGACCTGGGGAAAAAGAGGAAGGATTATAGGTATGGGATCAAGCATTCACTACAAATTAAGGAGGGTGAGACAGTTGAAGAAATCCTTGAATCGACGCCTACCAACCACGGGCTCCCTCCTGAAACTCTGGAAGTAATGGTTCGGAGATGGAAAAGTGAACTTGATAAGGTAATACATAACATGACTATTATGATGTATTATGATTTACATGCGTTCTATATCTCACTATGGTAATAAATAATATAGGAAAGGGCCAATGTAAACAAAGAAAGCCGGGCCTTGCAGAAATTTCACCACACCTCTGGGTCAAAAAGCTTTGCACGTCTTGCATATCAAATGGTACGTGTTTTATCCGGAACAAATATGTGTTGGCTTGATTTATTGTTTGACATTGTTGTATAAATATATGACTTTTTACATGCAGGAAAAAGAGTCAGGGTATACCCCGAATCGTAGCCAACTTTTTATGGTGACTCACAAAAAGAAGGACGGCAACCCTGTCAATGAAGAGGCTGCGAGGATGATGGTAAGTGTATTCACTTTATGAATATGCGTAAAGATCTATAGATGTACACATgcacatattctaattaattaggttaacgacaaaatatatataaggtttTCTATATTTTACAGGCCCAAATGGAGGAATTAATGTCGCGAGATGCTCCGACAAGTGGGGTACGTGCGAATGGGTCAATATCATGGTCACCCGACGACCCATATGCACAAGTAATGGGCTCGGAACGGCCTGGCCATGTCCGTGGAGTTGGCTTCGGGCGTACTTCTGGTAGAGCAAGGTTCAATTTTAATGGGGCATCTACATCTAACAATCATGAAGGTTGTGCAAGTCAGATTAGTAGGTTGGAAACAACCGTGGATCAGATGCGAAACATGATTGATTTGCTTATGCGGGAAAAGGATGTTCCATGGGCAGCGCGTGTCGGCAATGCCGCAAACATTCCAGGTACGACATTTCACTAATGTTAATGGTGTATTTTGTAGTATTTCTATTGTTAAGATTAAGTACTACGACAGTTTATTACAATGTTAATTCAGGTATCATCAATACCTAACATTGCTTTAATCAGCACATATATAGAAATATTACAAGCAGCCAGTGTTAATTAACTAATATGGAGAAGAGTGCACTCTAAATTTAGGATATGAAATTACATCTTTTTGTCTTACATACTTTGTTGAATCCCCAAGAAAATGAACAACACATGGTAATTTGTTGTCAATGCTGTAAGAGCAAACTATACATATGAAAGTTTGTTGTCATGAGAATGTGTTACAATTAATTATGTAGGTGATGAAGACCCTATTGTTCGAAATGCGGATGTCGTGCAAGCGAGAGATGATGGTGGGGAAGAGGACAGCAGGACACCGGGTGAATTTTcgaacaaattttattaatgaaataaCGTACATATGCAATCCACTAATTCTAGTCTTGTACTTGTGATGTTGTACGTGTTTAGGAAATGGATGCTAAAGGAACTTTGTAGCGAGGTAGCTGTGAAGTTGGTGGCTGTGAAGGTAAAGTTATTTAAACTAATATGAAGACAATTGTTTACTAGTATGCTTACCTCTTGATCCTGTACATGCTTATATTTCTTGGACACGAGTAAATTAGAAAGTGGTTCATTATTCTATCTAGATTAGAAGTTTGGGGATCCACAATCTTAATTAAGACTTTCTTAATATATTGTACTTGTTTTACTATTAACGTTAAACATTTCATGCTCATAAAGTGAAATAATTTTAGCATGCAGGCCATCTTCTTTTGTATGTTATTCCAAACATGCTGTGTTATCCTTCCTATGTTTATATCCTCTAATATTAACATTGTATCTAGTACttattaaaaacattcaagaTGTGTAAGGATACCAACTCCCTCTGAGAAGTATTCATACTACACAGGTTGTGAGGGATTAATCCTCATTATTTTATGGGACGTTTGGGTTCCATTGGGTGATATGATAATGCAGAAATTTACCTGATATTTGGCTTCCACTGAGCTATGAGTAAGACATCCATAAgttgttaatgaagtgaaatCAGAAGTTTATACAACATGGCATAGCATGCTCTTGGGAAGTTGTGTGTTTGGTGAGAAAATTTTAGGAGAAAAGCTTTTTGAGTTCTGCCCAATcaattgtaacttttttttttttttttagaggtatCATTGTGAATTTGAATTTATGACAAGCacatgcagtttttttttttattttcgcaattatttttttgttgtctttttctaCAAGATTGAAGAGTAGTTCAGGTATTCagtaaatttattctcttttataTTCACCTGGTTCATAAAATTTTACTGCATGCTATGTGATAGAAGTTCTGAATATATTCACCTTATAAATGATAGATGAGGTCTTCTACTGAGATTTTATCCCCACTTCAAAACCTTTACTTCTCATTCAttatataaaagattaaaaacaaCCACATTAGCActccttttcagttttcaagtTATAGATATGTGTATTTGAAGTTTACTAATACATATTTgggttatttattaattaactagtatATACATTTCTCTTATATGGATCATAACgagattatttttgtttttaatgtagTTATCTGAGTATTGGGAGATGCTGAAATGCTGCTGGCCGTTCGTCTTAGACAGAATGTGAAAGTTGTATGCTATTCACATTTAATTATGGACGatgcgttttttttttgtttttttttttttggtaagagaGACTGACTGAACTccattatttatgtattttaaatttcGTTACAAGCATAACTATTTTGGTGAAACAATTATAATTGACCAGTTATTGTAATTGATGTCTGTGTATATGGAGATGTCAATGTGTATGATTTGTGTatggttgtaatttttgggagagcaattatatatatgtataggtATATAGGTTCTCAGATTTGGAAACATTAAAgttgattttaaattttaatttttgaaatatattaaatataaagaataaaatggAGCAAAATCACTACCTTTTACAAAAGTCAAAGAATACAATTTTAGAACCTTTTGAAAATGACTTCTTTAAGCTACCTTTTGTAGCTCACGTTATTGGGCACAATTCACGTCCTCAAATAAATGACGTGCTGTGCTGTGCAATTCAAGAATTCTAGTCGTGTAGCAGGTAGAAGGAAGCAGGCTTGAGACGTGGTTTTACGACCTTTATAACGACGCGAAGCAGGTTTCAAGCTTTGAAGACCCATTAACTAAGACGGGCGTTGCCCACGTTAATTTCCGTCCCTGTAAAAGCGTGAACAATTTGTGTGTCCTTTTTCAAAGGACTTGAAGACTATTCAAGACCTTATTGGTAGAATGACGTGGGTTGCCCACCTTTTAAATTAAAAGGCTTCCAAAAAATTTTCTAGACTAAAGGTTTACTACATTTTATAAATGACTACATAAAAAGGACACCCACTTTTTTTAAGTCTTATTTCTTTGTATGTAGTCTTTTTAAAAAGGATATAAATGTAGTAATTTCTTGTAGTGTCTTTAAGTGGCAGTAAATCATTATTCTAGTAGTAAATGGTGTACTTACTAGTTACTAAGGTAGCGCCCAAGAAATAAAAGACGATCGCAACCGATGTCAATTTTTAACACCACTCCCTTGTAAGTTGTAATCTTTTCCTCTTATcaatcaaaattatatatatatatatatatatgagtaatgattcactaccacctaaatatacaactttccaccactttgtctatgtgggaaggtggtcccccactttaatttatttttaaaaaataaaaaaactcaaaaagtagtgggggaccaccttgccacataggcaaagtggtgaaaaattgtatatttaggtggcattgaatcattattctatatatatatatatatatatatatatatatataaaagcctcTTAAAAAGGTTTATGATGTTTATCCAACACATCCATGGTATTTTTGAATGTCATATTTGAATTTCTGTCGTTATAGTATACCTATATTGTCAAATGTCAAAGATCatggatttgaaattttgaaatttgcatTGGTAGGTCCTACTGGGCTATTCACCTAATTAGGGTACGACTAgtttacttttcaaaatttctctaagtttgaagagaaggttccacatttttatttaaaaaattttgtggAGCCATTTTTCAAAGGAACCAAACATCAAACTCTTTACATCTTTAtctactttaattaattattattattattattttaattctcaTAGCATGTTTTTCACTTTGGAAGGAAATTAATTAGCGCCAAAacgaaataatattaaaaaacgaACTAGCTTTTATTTTTCAGCTCTTGATATTTGGGGAGGGAATCTGAGAAATACTAAAATTGAGAAAGACatacattgcaaattttaataattgGGTGGACATTGATGCAATCTTTAGTTTGAAAGGACATTACAAATTGAATGTTAATTTGATAAGATATA
Coding sequences within:
- the LOC133870146 gene encoding uncharacterized protein LOC133870146; the protein is MAPNKRPRFPAFSRVDKGKEPLVGSCPSSDDDETQDPNAESPYRPAFEENDTLSHSQFEKGFTMPPPPPGWYMGWEDASQRIGSTTVVPIPERSENQLPSPSTGDLHASLRTSTPGLDTERPQPQVVGPGEVRTIDSDGRVNVRPMPSPANVWQLPRGERVVIEFNEGCQPVGPGSEKLRSLGGKLIRSSQFSELETHNWRRVSTQKKEDIWATLMSKFHVETSQQLSEIKRITFMDLGKKRKDYRYGIKHSLQIKEGETVEEILESTPTNHGLPPETLEVMVRRWKSELDKERANVNKESRALQKFHHTSGSKSFARLAYQMEKESGYTPNRSQLFMVTHKKKDGNPVNEEAARMMAQMEELMSRDAPTSGVRANGSISWSPDDPYAQVMGSERPGHVRGVGFGRTSGRARFNFNGASTSNNHEGCASQISRLETTVDQMRNMIDLLMREKDVPWAARVGNAANIPGDEDPIVRNADVVQARDDGGEEDSRTPGNGC